In a single window of the Polynucleobacter sp. MWH-UH24A genome:
- a CDS encoding DUF4149 domain-containing protein, translating into MNPNLSLYLVCGMIGIMVFFTIAVAPTVFKVLPQEWASKYVRNFFPKYYAFLGAVSIIASFVATDTLSMGLLVGCAALFFISLWVLTPAINRASDQGNKKKFGILHGASVVVNFIQLGIFVYLVW; encoded by the coding sequence ATGAACCCTAATCTCAGTCTTTATCTGGTCTGCGGCATGATCGGCATCATGGTGTTCTTTACCATCGCCGTAGCACCCACAGTATTTAAGGTGCTGCCTCAAGAGTGGGCAAGTAAATACGTGCGTAATTTCTTCCCAAAGTACTACGCCTTCTTAGGAGCGGTCTCGATCATCGCCTCCTTCGTAGCAACGGACACTTTAAGCATGGGATTGTTGGTGGGGTGCGCTGCCTTATTTTTTATCTCCCTATGGGTGCTAACTCCAGCGATTAACCGCGCATCGGATCAAGGGAATAAGAAAAAATTTGGGATTTTGCACGGCGCGAGTGTCGTAGTGAACTTCATCCAGCTTGGGATCTTTGTTTATCTAGTTTGGTGA
- a CDS encoding TIGR03643 family protein — MSTLDPSELSRIVEMAWEDRTPFEAIQAQFQLSEPEVKALMRSVLKPSSYRLWRARVTGRQTKHRQLRDPDVLRAYCPTQYKYK; from the coding sequence ATGAGCACACTTGATCCATCTGAGTTATCGCGTATTGTTGAGATGGCGTGGGAAGACCGCACGCCCTTTGAAGCAATCCAGGCTCAGTTTCAGCTAAGTGAGCCCGAGGTCAAAGCCTTAATGCGTAGTGTTCTAAAGCCGAGCTCCTATCGTCTGTGGCGTGCGCGAGTTACAGGACGACAAACCAAGCATCGGCAACTGCGTGACCCAGATGTGCTGCGGGCTTACTGTCCAACCCAATACAAATACAAATAA
- a CDS encoding SDR family NAD(P)-dependent oxidoreductase translates to MTLLQKPFRALVIGSSGTIGSALVSTLQMHSNCAEVMGIHRGSIPSIDYADPSTIATAAEALAAHRPFDLIINTIGVLHNQNVSPEKRLADLRAAQLQEQFLVNAIGPALTISQFTKLLNPAGGIYATLSAKVGSISDNRLGGWYSYRSSKAALNMLIKTAAIELKRTMPRVALIAIHPGTVNSNLSKPFRGEEIGRDPQQAANEILAVLLKVNTEDSGTFRSYSGEVIPW, encoded by the coding sequence ATGACCCTCCTCCAGAAACCGTTTCGGGCGCTTGTCATTGGCTCATCGGGGACCATCGGCTCCGCCCTGGTCTCTACTCTCCAAATGCATTCCAACTGTGCTGAGGTGATGGGAATCCATCGAGGATCGATACCATCCATTGATTACGCTGACCCAAGCACAATCGCCACAGCAGCCGAAGCACTAGCAGCCCACCGGCCCTTTGATCTGATTATTAATACCATCGGGGTTTTGCACAATCAGAACGTGTCCCCCGAAAAGCGCTTAGCGGATCTGCGTGCGGCGCAGCTCCAAGAACAGTTTTTAGTGAATGCAATTGGGCCTGCACTGACGATTAGTCAGTTCACAAAGCTCTTAAATCCTGCGGGTGGTATTTATGCCACGCTGTCAGCCAAGGTGGGCAGCATTAGCGATAACCGTTTAGGGGGTTGGTATAGCTATCGCTCTTCTAAAGCGGCACTTAATATGCTGATTAAAACCGCTGCGATCGAACTCAAACGTACCATGCCTAGAGTTGCTTTGATTGCCATCCATCCGGGTACTGTGAACTCCAATTTATCCAAACCGTTTCGGGGTGAAGAAATTGGTCGTGACCCTCAGCAAGCCGCCAATGAAATCTTAGCCGTTCTACTGAAAGTCAATACCGAGGACTCTGGAACGTTTCGGTCTTACAGTGGCGAAGTGATTCCCTGGTAA
- a CDS encoding NAD(P)/FAD-dependent oxidoreductase — MISTKKRVAIIGAGIAGLSCAGELEAHGFAVTLFDKSKGVGGRMSHRYFGDWEADHGAQYFTARDALFKEEVAQWVQAEVAKPWSGRIVTFSQGNTIDKPSDATRYVGIPAMTSPAKYLANRLQVLTQHTVVDVHRINDLWKITTKEHGQIPEAFEYLVLAITSVQAERLIGKYSANLKAICQEVVMLPCWTLLAYLKEPLHLAFDGAFVEGSVFSWLARDNSKPNRPVYETWVAQASHAWSAAHVDHTQFEIEPILIKGFQELTGVEPDLHQSHLWRYAKLEQPNEREFALDPSIAVGMCGDWLKNSTVEGAWLSGYRLAQQLKQTL; from the coding sequence ATGATTTCTACTAAAAAACGGGTTGCCATCATCGGTGCGGGTATTGCTGGACTCTCCTGCGCCGGGGAGCTAGAAGCCCATGGCTTTGCAGTCACACTCTTTGACAAGAGTAAAGGCGTGGGTGGTCGCATGAGCCATCGCTACTTTGGCGATTGGGAAGCCGATCATGGTGCCCAGTACTTCACGGCGCGCGATGCTCTATTCAAGGAAGAAGTTGCTCAGTGGGTACAAGCCGAAGTCGCCAAACCATGGTCAGGTCGGATTGTGACCTTCAGTCAAGGCAATACCATTGATAAACCATCGGATGCAACGCGCTATGTCGGCATTCCAGCAATGACCTCCCCTGCGAAGTATTTAGCAAACCGCCTACAGGTACTAACGCAACATACGGTGGTGGATGTGCATCGTATCAATGATCTCTGGAAGATCACGACCAAAGAACACGGTCAAATCCCTGAGGCATTTGAATACCTCGTACTCGCGATTACGTCGGTGCAAGCTGAACGCTTAATTGGCAAATACTCTGCCAACTTAAAAGCGATTTGCCAGGAAGTAGTGATGCTGCCCTGTTGGACACTGCTTGCCTATCTGAAAGAGCCTCTTCATTTAGCATTCGATGGCGCGTTTGTGGAAGGCAGTGTGTTCTCTTGGTTGGCGCGTGATAACTCCAAACCCAATCGCCCCGTGTATGAGACCTGGGTAGCGCAAGCCAGTCACGCATGGTCTGCGGCGCACGTCGATCACACCCAGTTTGAGATCGAACCCATCTTGATTAAAGGATTTCAGGAACTCACTGGAGTGGAGCCCGATTTACACCAAAGCCATTTGTGGCGTTACGCCAAACTCGAGCAGCCCAATGAGCGTGAGTTTGCCCTTGATCCATCCATTGCGGTGGGGATGTGTGGCGATTGGTTGAAGAACTCGACCGTTGAGGGTGCTTGGCTGAGTGGCTATCGCTTGGCACAGCAACTAAAGCAGACCCTCTAA
- a CDS encoding DASH family cryptochrome: MGCSIYWFRADLRLLDNPQFVNACQHSESLLPVFIFPSQEQTLWGFERASKQRALWLHQNLRDLQKSLEEKGSTLLVLEGEPKNVLPALCIEVGADVIYCEAIAAPEEQSDILELQRAGLTINTQWQSTMLDPKTLGMDVQELPDVFTNFRQAVEKRRLRYAEPVARPQSIPPLPAKLTKQDPISELTTSLFVNGGESQALTHLEQYCERRLPDSYKETRNALSQFDASSKFSPWLAVGSISARTIAKRIHRYEDRYGANDGSYWLWFELLWRDYFRFLMLKYGKRLFSPKGLSQRTPNTVDPELFTQWSTGTTGVDLIDAGMRELAVTGFLSNRMRQIVASHWVYAMNGNWQVGAAWFESCLIDYDVYSNQGNWLYVAGHGTDPRGGRAFNVANQIAQYDADGSYRKRWLD, from the coding sequence GTGGGCTGTTCGATCTATTGGTTTAGAGCAGACCTGCGTCTTCTGGATAATCCCCAATTTGTAAACGCCTGCCAACACTCAGAAAGTCTCTTACCGGTTTTTATATTTCCTTCACAAGAGCAAACACTATGGGGATTTGAGCGAGCAAGTAAGCAACGCGCTCTATGGCTGCACCAGAACCTTCGTGATTTACAAAAATCACTAGAAGAGAAGGGCTCAACACTACTCGTTCTAGAGGGCGAGCCAAAGAATGTCTTGCCAGCACTTTGCATAGAGGTCGGTGCCGATGTCATTTATTGTGAGGCAATCGCCGCTCCCGAAGAGCAATCCGATATTTTGGAGCTGCAAAGAGCAGGACTAACCATCAATACCCAGTGGCAATCAACAATGCTCGATCCAAAAACTCTGGGCATGGATGTTCAAGAGCTACCCGATGTCTTTACTAACTTTCGACAGGCGGTCGAAAAACGTCGACTGCGATACGCTGAGCCGGTTGCTAGACCCCAATCAATTCCGCCCTTACCAGCCAAGCTAACAAAGCAAGACCCGATTTCAGAGCTTACAACCTCGCTCTTCGTAAACGGCGGTGAGTCCCAAGCGCTGACCCACCTTGAGCAATACTGTGAACGACGCTTGCCAGACTCCTATAAAGAGACCCGTAATGCCTTAAGTCAATTTGATGCGTCCAGTAAGTTTTCACCTTGGTTAGCAGTCGGATCAATCTCCGCACGCACGATTGCAAAACGGATCCATCGCTATGAGGATCGGTATGGGGCCAATGATGGCAGCTATTGGCTTTGGTTTGAGCTCTTGTGGCGTGATTACTTTCGCTTTCTGATGCTGAAATATGGCAAGCGCTTATTTAGTCCGAAGGGATTGAGTCAGCGAACACCGAATACTGTTGACCCCGAACTCTTTACACAGTGGTCTACTGGGACGACGGGAGTTGATTTGATCGATGCGGGGATGCGCGAGTTAGCCGTCACGGGTTTTCTATCCAATCGCATGCGCCAAATTGTGGCGAGTCACTGGGTCTATGCGATGAACGGTAACTGGCAGGTGGGCGCAGCCTGGTTTGAGTCCTGCCTGATTGACTATGATGTGTATAGCAATCAAGGCAACTGGCTATATGTGGCGGGTCATGGCACTGACCCACGGGGTGGTAGAGCCTTTAATGTCGCCAATCAAATTGCGCAATATGATGCAGACGGTTCTTATCGAAAACGCTGGTTGGATTAA